A window of the Catenulispora sp. GP43 genome harbors these coding sequences:
- a CDS encoding acyl-CoA dehydrogenase family protein, translated as MDQSVDDALEAVGELSVQVFKDLDVENTRSPAHSNEAVSDEHDRRLWRTLADTGLLAAVLPESVGGGGTGVPGMVRLLTDAGAALARLPLVETFVAALVIDEQYLPAMLSGELVITAGLTEHPSTLAAPLRLTGRRLNGITQLVPYPLSSDLVLVPALREDGREVLALASLSTARIGDQVTTTGEPLGVLEFIDAEVMEISDAVGEARAYAALFSSAMLCGIAARALAMTAEYVGVRVQFGHPLATFQGVALRAADRYIDSRAMQAALWDAVHAIAEHGISSPRARYAVASAKIWAADGARRVVGSAQHLHGGFGVDITYPLHRYHAWARYWELYGGSAEAWSGDLGELISAYPIEEDE; from the coding sequence GTGGACCAGTCCGTGGACGACGCGCTGGAAGCCGTGGGAGAGCTGTCCGTCCAGGTCTTCAAGGACCTCGACGTAGAGAACACCCGGAGTCCGGCCCACAGCAACGAAGCGGTGTCCGACGAACACGACCGCCGACTGTGGCGGACCCTGGCCGACACCGGACTGCTCGCCGCGGTCCTCCCGGAGAGCGTGGGCGGCGGCGGTACCGGAGTGCCGGGCATGGTGCGGTTGCTGACCGACGCCGGTGCGGCGCTCGCGCGGCTGCCGCTGGTGGAGACGTTCGTCGCGGCTTTGGTGATCGACGAGCAGTACCTTCCGGCGATGCTGTCCGGCGAGCTCGTCATCACCGCGGGGCTCACCGAGCATCCGTCCACGCTGGCCGCGCCGTTGCGGCTGACCGGCCGGCGGCTCAACGGGATCACGCAGCTGGTGCCGTACCCGCTCAGCTCCGACCTGGTGCTCGTCCCGGCCCTGCGCGAGGACGGACGGGAAGTCCTGGCGCTGGCCTCCCTGTCGACGGCGCGCATCGGCGACCAGGTGACCACCACCGGCGAGCCGCTGGGCGTCCTGGAGTTCATCGACGCCGAGGTCATGGAGATCAGCGACGCGGTCGGCGAAGCGCGTGCCTACGCCGCGCTCTTCTCCTCGGCGATGCTGTGCGGTATCGCGGCGCGGGCGCTGGCGATGACCGCCGAATACGTCGGCGTACGCGTCCAGTTCGGACACCCCTTGGCCACGTTCCAAGGCGTGGCGCTCCGGGCTGCGGACCGCTATATCGATTCCCGCGCTATGCAGGCCGCGCTGTGGGATGCCGTACACGCCATCGCAGAGCACGGCATCAGCTCACCCCGAGCCCGGTACGCGGTCGCCTCCGCCAAGATCTGGGCCGCGGACGGCGCGCGCCGGGTCGTCGGCTCCGCGCAGCACCTGCATGGCGGTTTCGGGGTGGACATCACCTATCCCCTGCACCGGTACCACGCATGGGCCCGCTACTGGGAGCTCTATGGCGGCTCCGCGGAAGCCTGGTCCGGCGACCTCGGCGAACTGATCTCCGCTTACCCGATCGAGGAGGAC
- a CDS encoding Zn-ribbon domain-containing OB-fold protein, translating into MNRPLPVIGRDNAYYWEGVAKGDVLIQKCTACGSLRHPPSPMCPECQSLDWTTAKATGRAVLHSYTICHHPLPPWEEGPYAVILIDLEVEDSDARPRIVCGARGIANEDLRIGMPMSLVFEDGLVFAGPEVSP; encoded by the coding sequence ATGAACCGCCCCCTGCCGGTCATCGGCCGCGACAACGCCTACTACTGGGAGGGCGTCGCCAAGGGCGACGTACTCATCCAGAAGTGCACAGCCTGTGGATCGCTCCGGCATCCTCCGTCTCCCATGTGTCCGGAGTGCCAGTCCCTGGACTGGACGACGGCGAAGGCGACCGGTCGTGCGGTCCTGCACAGCTACACGATCTGCCATCACCCGCTACCCCCATGGGAAGAGGGTCCCTATGCGGTCATCCTTATTGACCTGGAGGTAGAGGACAGCGATGCGCGGCCCCGCATCGTGTGCGGGGCACGCGGCATCGCTAATGAGGACCTGCGTATAGGGATGCCCATGAGCCTCGTTTTCGAGGACGGGCTCGTCTTCGCCGGACCGGAGGTCTCACCGTGA
- a CDS encoding MaoC family dehydratase N-terminal domain-containing protein — protein sequence METDPLYETVSAHIADPPSEPVPAWDPVNQPMIRHWCDAMGDELPIYTDPAAARRAGHPDVVAPPASLQAWTMPGLRMRGAQDGSTRAQATLIEAGYRAVVATDCEQTYHRYLTVGDHLYATTRLDSVSPLKRTALGAGYFLTSITEYRDQHGELVGEMLFRTLWFKPARVQDTGAHA from the coding sequence GTGGAGACCGATCCGCTGTACGAGACAGTGTCCGCGCACATAGCCGACCCGCCGTCCGAGCCGGTCCCGGCCTGGGACCCGGTGAACCAGCCGATGATCCGGCACTGGTGCGACGCGATGGGCGACGAGCTGCCGATCTACACCGACCCGGCGGCGGCCCGCCGGGCGGGCCACCCCGACGTGGTCGCTCCGCCGGCGTCGTTGCAGGCCTGGACGATGCCCGGGCTGCGGATGCGCGGGGCCCAGGACGGGTCCACGCGGGCCCAGGCCACGCTGATCGAGGCGGGCTACCGCGCCGTGGTGGCGACCGACTGCGAGCAGACCTATCACCGGTACCTCACCGTCGGGGACCATCTGTACGCCACCACACGGCTCGACTCCGTGTCGCCGCTTAAGAGGACGGCGCTCGGCGCGGGCTACTTCCTGACGTCGATCACCGAATACCGCGACCAGCACGGTGAGCTGGTCGGCGAGATGTTGTTCCGGACTCTTTGGTTCAAGCCCGCGCGGGTGCAAGACACAGGGGCGCACGCATGA
- a CDS encoding acyl-CoA dehydrogenase family protein gives MHPPEHLAYTPAQRALRAELRTYFAGLVTDEVRHDLRLPDSSTDTARTLHRKLGADGWLGVGWPQEYGGRGLTPVEQFVFFDEAARAGCPLPLVALNTVGPTLMRFGTQEQKDLLLPGILSGEIDVAAGYSEPGAGTDLASLTTRAVRTEDGSAYVVDGQKIFTTHGDSAEYVWLACRTDPEAPKHKGISILLVDTRDPGFEATKIHTIASHYTTATYYRDVRVPVTMRVGGENEGWKLITTQLNHERVALAAVAQGVIRSFAKVQSWAMETPAAGGLRIIDLPWVKNTMARAYVRISGLRLLNGQMVAALQKDQTGGHLSPADASAAKVHGTETHIEALAELLQVLGAGGVLKTGSPGALLAGDLEFLYRYAVTNTFGGGANEIQREIIAMTGLAMPRVRR, from the coding sequence ATGCATCCTCCGGAACATCTGGCCTACACCCCGGCCCAACGAGCCCTGCGAGCCGAACTGCGGACCTACTTCGCCGGACTGGTCACCGATGAGGTCCGCCACGATCTGCGCCTGCCGGACTCCTCCACGGACACGGCCCGCACCCTGCACCGGAAGCTCGGCGCGGACGGCTGGCTCGGGGTGGGATGGCCCCAGGAGTACGGCGGGCGCGGCCTGACGCCGGTCGAGCAGTTCGTCTTCTTCGACGAGGCGGCGCGCGCCGGCTGCCCGTTGCCCCTGGTGGCGCTCAACACTGTCGGGCCGACGCTGATGCGTTTCGGCACACAGGAACAGAAGGACCTGCTGCTGCCGGGCATCCTCTCCGGGGAGATCGACGTCGCGGCCGGCTACTCCGAGCCCGGCGCCGGCACCGATCTGGCGAGTCTGACCACGCGGGCCGTGCGCACCGAGGACGGCAGCGCTTATGTGGTCGACGGCCAGAAGATCTTCACGACCCACGGGGACTCCGCCGAGTACGTCTGGCTGGCCTGCCGGACCGATCCGGAAGCACCGAAGCACAAGGGCATCTCGATCCTGCTGGTCGACACCCGGGATCCGGGTTTCGAGGCGACGAAGATCCACACGATCGCCTCGCACTACACGACCGCCACGTACTACCGCGACGTGCGCGTCCCGGTGACGATGCGGGTCGGCGGCGAGAACGAGGGCTGGAAACTGATCACCACGCAGCTGAACCACGAGCGGGTGGCGTTGGCCGCGGTGGCCCAGGGCGTGATCCGCTCGTTCGCCAAGGTGCAGAGCTGGGCTATGGAGACACCGGCCGCCGGCGGGCTCCGGATCATAGATCTGCCCTGGGTGAAGAACACCATGGCGCGCGCCTACGTCCGCATCAGCGGTCTGCGGCTGCTCAACGGCCAGATGGTCGCGGCGCTGCAGAAGGACCAGACCGGCGGGCACCTGTCCCCCGCCGACGCCTCCGCGGCGAAGGTGCACGGGACGGAAACGCATATAGAGGCGCTGGCGGAGTTGCTCCAGGTGCTCGGCGCAGGAGGAGTCCTGAAGACGGGATCCCCCGGCGCGCTCCTGGCAGGCGACCTCGAATTCCTCTACCGCTACGCGGTGACCAACACCTTCGGCGGCGGGGCCAACGAGATCCAGCGGGAGATCATCGCGATGACCGGGCTGGCGATGCCCAGGGTGCGGAGATAG